A single window of Paenibacillus sp. FSL H8-0537 DNA harbors:
- a CDS encoding GNAT family N-acetyltransferase: protein MQHRKHYQQDKIILADGRELVLEGPVPAEQLTLLAMHPDLDAFRRPAEQHEALVEIAGLAEGRIILAREAGCIVGYVTFHYPDELERWSEGNMIDLVELGAVEVANDYRSYGLGKKMIQLAFAEQQLENLIIFTTEYYWHWDLKSTGLSVWDYRTMMEKLMKSVDMIWYATDDPEICSHPANCLMVRIGSEVPLASIEQFDRVRFRQRFMY, encoded by the coding sequence TTGCAGCATCGCAAACACTACCAGCAAGACAAAATTATACTCGCAGACGGACGGGAGCTTGTGCTGGAAGGGCCTGTTCCTGCTGAGCAGCTAACGCTGCTTGCTATGCATCCGGACCTTGATGCATTTCGCAGGCCTGCGGAACAGCATGAAGCGCTAGTCGAAATCGCCGGTTTGGCGGAAGGGCGCATTATTTTGGCCCGGGAGGCCGGTTGCATCGTCGGTTATGTCACCTTCCATTATCCCGATGAGCTGGAGCGGTGGTCCGAAGGAAATATGATCGATTTGGTCGAGCTTGGCGCTGTCGAAGTAGCTAATGATTACCGCTCCTATGGGCTCGGCAAAAAAATGATCCAGCTCGCCTTCGCGGAGCAGCAGTTGGAAAACCTAATTATTTTCACAACGGAATATTATTGGCATTGGGATTTGAAAAGCACGGGACTCAGCGTCTGGGACTATCGCACGATGATGGAAAAGCTGATGAAATCAGTCGATATGATTTGGTACGCAACGGATGATCCGGAAATATGCTCCCATCCCGCCAACTGCCTGATGGTGCGGATTGGCAGCGAAGTACCGCTGGCATCCATCGAACAGTTTGACCGCGTCCGGTTTCGGCAGCGGTTTATGTATTAA
- a CDS encoding NAD(P)H-dependent oxidoreductase, translating to MTNILIVNGHDYYDRAQGKLTQTLLAAAVSQLSEQHAVQTTTVAEGYEVEQEIEKFQWADVIIFQTPIYWFSITGLLKKYIDDIYLPNIFFGKAVEFGRGGLLTDKKYMLSLTWGASAAAFSVPAGFLEGKSEDEVLFSVHKTQEYCGLKQLPTFSLYSSMREPDVGDGLAKLKEHLKKTFEL from the coding sequence ATGACGAACATTTTGATTGTGAACGGACATGATTATTATGACAGAGCGCAAGGGAAGCTGACCCAGACGCTCCTTGCAGCGGCGGTCTCACAGCTCTCTGAGCAGCATGCTGTTCAGACAACCACGGTTGCAGAGGGCTATGAGGTGGAGCAGGAAATTGAAAAATTCCAATGGGCCGACGTTATTATTTTTCAGACGCCTATTTATTGGTTCAGCATTACAGGCCTGCTCAAAAAATATATCGACGACATTTACCTGCCGAATATATTTTTCGGCAAAGCGGTAGAGTTTGGCCGTGGCGGGCTGCTCACCGATAAAAAATATATGCTGTCGCTCACATGGGGAGCGTCCGCTGCCGCTTTCTCGGTTCCAGCGGGCTTCCTGGAAGGAAAAAGCGAGGACGAGGTGCTATTCAGCGTGCATAAAACCCAAGAGTATTGCGGGCTTAAGCAGCTGCCTACCTTCTCGCTTTATTCTTCCATGCGTGAGCCTGATGTGGGAGATGGCTTAGCGAAGCTTAAGGAGCATTTGAAAAAGACCTTCGAGCTTTGA
- the acsA gene encoding acetate--CoA ligase: MSDLHQERIPAVANNSNLVDYDEAVKTFRWETIEQQFSWHQTGKVNMAYEAIDRHVSVGKEDKVALYYSDSSRDESYTFGQLQAQSNQFANVLRGLGITKGERVFVFMPRTPELYISVLGALKVGAVIGPLFEAFMETAVKDRLQDSEASAIITTPALLSRIKRDEIPSLRHIIVYGDEVQTDDVIVDYAAEMQQASTDSEIEWLGREDGLILHYTSGSTGKPKGVYHVQNAMIQHKYTGQIVLDLKEDDIYWCTADPGWVTGTSYGIFAPWLNGATIVVRGGRFSPADWYGTIQKYGVTVWYSAPTAFRMLMGAGDDVVLNYDLSSLRHVLSVGEPLNPEVVRWGMKVYQQRIHDTWWMTETGGQLICNYPSMTIKPGSMGKPLPGVEAAIIDNQGNVLPPFRMGNLAIRTPWPSMMRKIYNNPAKYAEYFHLEGWYVSGDSAYIDEDGYFWFQGRIDDVINTAGERVGPFEVESKLVEHPAVAEAGVIGKPDPMRGEIIKAFIALREGYTASDELKAEIAQFVKVGLSAHAAPREIEFKDKLPKTRSGKIMRRVLKAWELNLPTGDLSTIED, from the coding sequence ATGTCTGATCTACATCAAGAGCGAATTCCAGCAGTAGCTAATAATTCTAACCTGGTTGATTATGATGAAGCTGTAAAAACCTTCCGATGGGAAACGATTGAGCAGCAGTTCAGCTGGCACCAGACCGGAAAGGTGAATATGGCTTATGAAGCGATAGATCGCCATGTATCTGTTGGCAAGGAGGACAAGGTTGCCCTTTATTACAGCGACAGCTCGCGCGATGAGTCATATACGTTTGGGCAGCTGCAAGCGCAATCGAATCAATTTGCGAATGTGCTGCGGGGGCTCGGCATCACGAAGGGCGAGCGCGTATTTGTGTTTATGCCGCGAACGCCTGAGCTGTATATAAGCGTGCTCGGAGCGCTCAAGGTCGGCGCCGTTATCGGTCCGTTATTTGAAGCGTTCATGGAGACAGCAGTCAAGGATCGCCTTCAAGACAGTGAAGCGTCTGCGATTATAACGACGCCAGCGCTGCTCAGTCGGATTAAGCGCGATGAAATTCCATCGCTGCGGCATATTATCGTTTATGGCGATGAGGTGCAGACAGATGACGTAATCGTCGATTACGCCGCTGAGATGCAGCAGGCATCGACCGATAGCGAGATCGAATGGCTCGGACGCGAGGATGGCCTTATTTTGCATTATACGTCCGGTTCGACTGGCAAGCCTAAAGGCGTCTATCATGTGCAAAATGCGATGATTCAGCATAAATATACAGGCCAGATTGTCCTCGATCTGAAAGAGGATGATATTTACTGGTGCACCGCCGACCCGGGCTGGGTTACGGGAACTTCCTATGGCATTTTTGCGCCATGGCTTAATGGGGCTACGATTGTCGTAAGGGGAGGCAGGTTCAGCCCAGCGGATTGGTACGGCACGATTCAGAAATACGGCGTCACCGTCTGGTACAGTGCGCCAACAGCGTTCCGCATGCTGATGGGTGCAGGAGATGACGTCGTATTGAACTACGATTTGTCCAGCTTGCGACATGTGCTCAGCGTGGGCGAGCCGCTCAATCCAGAAGTTGTTCGCTGGGGGATGAAGGTTTACCAGCAGCGCATTCACGATACGTGGTGGATGACGGAAACGGGCGGACAGCTGATTTGCAATTACCCGTCGATGACGATTAAGCCAGGCTCCATGGGCAAGCCGCTGCCGGGCGTAGAAGCGGCGATCATTGATAACCAAGGCAATGTGCTGCCGCCATTCCGTATGGGCAACTTGGCTATTCGCACGCCATGGCCATCGATGATGCGCAAAATTTATAATAACCCTGCCAAATACGCGGAATATTTTCATCTGGAGGGCTGGTATGTATCGGGTGATTCCGCCTATATCGATGAGGATGGCTATTTCTGGTTCCAGGGCCGCATTGATGATGTAATTAATACAGCAGGCGAGCGAGTAGGGCCGTTTGAGGTGGAGAGCAAGCTCGTTGAGCATCCAGCGGTTGCAGAAGCAGGCGTTATTGGGAAGCCTGATCCGATGCGTGGCGAGATCATTAAAGCTTTTATCGCCCTGCGTGAAGGCTATACGGCATCCGATGAGCTGAAGGCGGAAATTGCCCAGTTTGTGAAAGTGGGCTTGTCTGCACACGCGGCACCACGGGAAATTGAGTTCAAGGATAAGCTGCCGAAGACGCGCAGCGGCAAAATTATGCGTCGTGTGCTGAAGGCATGGGAGCTGAATTTGCCAACAGGCGATTTATCTACGATTGAGGATTAA
- a CDS encoding ATP-grasp domain-containing protein: MTKPKIVAFVEPSFYGVSFARAAFQQGCTVISIVSSVDNPRTYGYEGIYHDLIVADIRDEESVYEAIRGSAYFGKLDALIPATDYASHLTAKVAERLGLRSVPYEAALKSRNKDLAREAYEAFGVPSAKYRKVRTYEEAEAAAREIGYPIVLKPTNCASSQNVYFISGQDELKEAMAIISDFKVTYMDFKVREEYLVEEYLEGQEFSVEIFLENSEPSFAVVTEKITSPLPYFVEVAHTLPTSVHTDKQAEIIDTAVSALRAIGITDGPSHVEVKLSEQGPRIIEVNGRPGGDNISSDLLVQALGVDFFEATVHYYLAEPVNVHASRSRAAAIAYLLAEKDGTVASVKGLEHLQPGDAIVRSHISVQQGDQISVAKSSDDRLGYVITVADTPQEAKQAALDLISKVELVYQ; encoded by the coding sequence ATGACCAAACCGAAAATCGTCGCTTTTGTTGAGCCGAGCTTCTACGGGGTGAGCTTTGCAAGAGCGGCCTTCCAGCAGGGCTGCACGGTAATCTCGATTGTATCCTCTGTGGATAACCCGCGCACGTATGGCTATGAGGGCATTTACCATGATTTAATTGTTGCGGATATTAGAGATGAGGAGTCTGTCTACGAGGCGATCCGCGGCTCAGCGTATTTCGGCAAGCTGGATGCTTTGATTCCGGCGACAGACTATGCCTCTCATTTGACGGCAAAGGTCGCAGAGCGGCTGGGGCTTAGAAGCGTGCCTTATGAAGCGGCGTTAAAATCAAGAAATAAAGATTTGGCCCGCGAAGCCTATGAGGCGTTTGGGGTGCCAAGCGCAAAATACAGGAAGGTGAGAACCTATGAGGAAGCGGAAGCTGCGGCTCGTGAAATTGGCTATCCAATTGTACTTAAGCCGACCAATTGTGCAAGCAGCCAAAATGTCTATTTCATTTCCGGGCAGGATGAGCTGAAGGAAGCGATGGCGATCATCTCGGATTTTAAAGTAACGTATATGGATTTCAAAGTGAGAGAGGAATATTTGGTTGAAGAATATTTGGAGGGCCAGGAGTTCAGCGTGGAGATTTTTCTTGAAAATAGCGAGCCATCGTTTGCAGTCGTTACCGAAAAAATAACGTCACCGCTGCCTTATTTCGTCGAGGTGGCGCATACGCTGCCGACCTCCGTGCATACGGATAAACAAGCGGAAATTATTGATACGGCGGTAAGCGCGCTGCGGGCAATAGGAATTACGGATGGTCCCAGCCATGTCGAGGTGAAGCTTTCGGAGCAAGGTCCGCGAATTATTGAAGTGAACGGCAGGCCGGGAGGCGACAATATTTCCTCTGATCTGCTCGTTCAAGCGCTTGGTGTAGATTTTTTTGAAGCGACCGTACATTATTATTTAGCGGAGCCTGTAAATGTTCATGCCAGCCGCAGCCGGGCAGCGGCGATCGCTTATTTGCTGGCCGAGAAGGACGGCACCGTTGCCTCCGTAAAAGGTCTTGAGCATTTGCAGCCGGGAGACGCTATCGTTCGTTCGCATATTTCGGTGCAGCAAGGAGACCAGATTTCCGTAGCTAAAAGCTCGGATGACAGGCTCGGTTATGTCATAACTGTGGCGGATACACCGCAGGAGGCGAAGCAGGCCGCACTTGATTTAATAAGCAAGGTAGAGCTGGTCTATCAGTAG
- a CDS encoding transglycosylase domain-containing protein translates to MQEDQQPSSSRRSGWRTFGLVTWLTVKWLCYLVIFVGLLTGGAVTGYVASLVKGEEVRPRTLIEEKINENSVTGFVFFNDDTLIGQLRTEEDRILVDYDELPPQVINAVLAIEDNNFETHYGVDVNGLGRAVKQKLLNEDTQTGGSTLTQQLARRVFLSLDVTDSRKVKEIFLALRMERYLTKEEILAAYLNKVPFGNGSSGYNLYGIKAAAKGVFGITNLSKLNIAQSAYLAGLPQRPSAYTAFNGKGQFNEGGFDLAIERQATVLMRMLQTGRITQQEYDQAKKFDIRGSLAKPVAKAYTTYPYLMLEAERQAAEVMLMQQDPTLTIADLRKKENADLIEEAREHLLRGGYQIHTTIDKDIYKMMRDIGNDPSNFTPDSKEKGIEQIAAVLVDHKTGAILSMLEGRDFYEEQMNFATQMTRQPGSTMKPIAAYLPAIDKGLIQPASVLDDAPIILKNSGSSYHIPKNANNRYSGLVTAREALNRSLNLPALKIFLDEVTIKEAWKFTRKLGITTLQPEDDAAQTGVLGGLSIGVSVEELTSAYGSIPNQGLYNDSYMIAKITDANGKIVYEHQHEPTRVFSEQTAFLMTDMLRTVISSPSGTANSLTSRLKNYGKIPYAGKTGSTQNYGDVWFMGFTPDVTLGVWAGYEKPIYTLEGDSRKRAREIWAKMMNQLADEKPEMFATKAFNQPDGIVKATVSSASGKLPTALTRSAGMLVTDWFNKKYIPKQADDALVNMSFIRYNGVNYVAQDATPSDFISQQTVIKRKKPLDELMDEISKVLSRVPANSRRALSYYLPTDAGKNAPSKVDPRKDDGSAPGAPGNVALISIGQGVVSLSFSAPAQKDVVGFRLYQAVNEGSFNKVGNSILLGDTYSASFTVSAGNGYSFYVTAVDVAGKESAPSEIARFGKAPVAPVIPDPLNPVQPPEQSGDPGQGPDARPTPETGLAAPAAPSGLSAQGNETGVALSWQASAAGEQVKVYHVYFAAGNDGKYVELGTTAETSFVYASPLASGTFYVTAENAAGQSAPSSKASIGG, encoded by the coding sequence ATGCAGGAAGATCAACAACCATCATCATCCCGCAGAAGCGGCTGGCGCACATTTGGACTCGTAACATGGCTAACAGTAAAGTGGCTCTGTTACCTCGTCATATTCGTCGGTTTGCTAACGGGAGGAGCCGTAACGGGCTATGTGGCCTCTTTGGTTAAAGGAGAAGAAGTTCGACCGCGAACCTTAATTGAAGAGAAAATAAACGAAAACTCAGTTACAGGCTTCGTCTTCTTTAATGATGATACCCTTATTGGACAGCTTCGTACGGAAGAAGATCGTATTCTAGTTGATTACGATGAGCTTCCCCCGCAAGTCATTAACGCCGTGCTTGCTATTGAAGACAATAATTTTGAAACCCATTATGGCGTCGATGTGAACGGTTTGGGACGAGCAGTTAAGCAAAAGCTGCTTAATGAAGATACGCAGACGGGCGGCAGTACGCTTACCCAGCAATTGGCACGCCGCGTATTTCTAAGCCTGGACGTAACCGACAGCCGTAAAGTGAAGGAAATTTTTCTCGCTTTGCGAATGGAGCGTTACTTGACGAAAGAAGAAATTCTTGCGGCATATTTGAATAAAGTACCATTCGGAAATGGCTCAAGCGGCTACAATTTATATGGGATCAAGGCGGCCGCCAAAGGTGTTTTCGGCATTACTAATTTGAGCAAGCTGAACATTGCGCAATCGGCTTATTTGGCCGGACTGCCGCAGCGTCCTTCCGCTTATACCGCTTTTAACGGCAAAGGACAGTTCAATGAAGGCGGCTTTGACCTCGCAATCGAGCGTCAAGCGACCGTATTGATGCGGATGCTCCAAACCGGACGCATTACTCAGCAGGAGTATGATCAGGCGAAAAAATTCGATATTCGCGGCTCGCTCGCGAAGCCAGTAGCGAAAGCCTATACGACGTATCCTTACCTCATGCTGGAAGCTGAGCGTCAGGCGGCGGAAGTTATGCTCATGCAGCAGGACCCGACACTGACCATAGCCGATCTTCGCAAGAAGGAAAACGCCGATCTTATAGAAGAAGCGCGCGAGCATTTGCTTCGTGGCGGCTATCAGATTCATACGACGATTGATAAAGACATTTATAAAATGATGCGCGATATTGGAAATGATCCGAGCAACTTCACTCCGGACAGCAAGGAGAAAGGCATTGAGCAAATCGCAGCCGTCCTCGTTGACCATAAAACCGGAGCTATACTCAGCATGCTGGAGGGCCGTGATTTTTACGAGGAGCAGATGAACTTCGCCACTCAGATGACTCGGCAGCCGGGTTCAACGATGAAACCTATCGCCGCCTATTTGCCAGCCATTGATAAAGGGCTGATCCAACCAGCAAGTGTCTTGGATGATGCGCCGATTATTTTGAAAAACAGCGGTTCCAGCTATCATATTCCAAAAAATGCAAATAATCGTTACAGCGGTCTCGTTACCGCTCGCGAAGCGCTCAATCGCTCGCTTAACTTGCCAGCGCTTAAGATTTTCCTTGATGAGGTTACGATTAAGGAAGCATGGAAGTTTACTAGAAAGCTCGGCATTACAACGCTGCAGCCAGAAGATGATGCAGCACAGACTGGCGTTCTCGGCGGACTCAGCATCGGGGTATCCGTTGAAGAATTGACGAGCGCTTATGGCTCGATTCCGAATCAAGGCCTGTACAATGATTCTTATATGATCGCGAAGATTACCGATGCTAATGGAAAAATCGTCTACGAGCATCAGCATGAGCCGACTCGCGTATTTTCCGAGCAGACTGCTTTCTTGATGACGGATATGCTTCGCACCGTTATTTCCAGCCCAAGCGGCACAGCGAACTCACTTACTTCGCGGCTCAAAAATTACGGCAAGATCCCGTATGCGGGCAAAACGGGCTCTACGCAAAACTACGGCGACGTCTGGTTCATGGGCTTCACCCCTGATGTTACGCTTGGCGTATGGGCCGGCTATGAGAAGCCGATCTACACGCTCGAAGGCGACAGCCGCAAGCGCGCCCGCGAAATCTGGGCGAAGATGATGAATCAGCTTGCCGATGAGAAGCCGGAGATGTTTGCGACCAAGGCGTTCAATCAGCCTGATGGCATTGTTAAAGCTACTGTATCCAGTGCCAGCGGCAAGCTGCCAACGGCATTAACAAGATCAGCAGGCATGCTCGTAACCGACTGGTTCAACAAAAAATATATTCCTAAGCAAGCGGATGACGCCCTTGTGAATATGTCATTCATACGTTACAACGGCGTCAATTATGTCGCTCAAGATGCAACACCTTCTGATTTCATTTCGCAGCAGACGGTTATTAAGCGCAAGAAGCCGCTTGACGAGCTTATGGATGAAATCAGCAAAGTGCTTTCCCGCGTTCCGGCAAACAGCCGCCGAGCGCTAAGCTATTACTTGCCGACGGATGCAGGCAAAAACGCGCCTTCCAAGGTCGATCCTCGTAAGGATGACGGAAGTGCCCCAGGTGCACCGGGCAATGTAGCACTCATTTCGATTGGTCAAGGTGTAGTCAGCCTCTCCTTCTCCGCTCCGGCCCAGAAGGATGTCGTTGGCTTCCGGTTATATCAAGCTGTTAACGAAGGCTCCTTTAACAAAGTAGGAAATTCCATCCTGCTCGGAGACACCTACAGCGCGAGCTTCACCGTCAGTGCGGGCAACGGCTACAGCTTCTATGTAACAGCAGTAGATGTTGCCGGCAAGGAATCGGCACCTAGCGAAATTGCCCGCTTCGGCAAAGCGCCTGTCGCACCTGTTATCCCTGATCCGCTGAATCCGGTACAGCCACCTGAGCAAAGCGGTGATCCAGGGCAAGGACCTGATGCTAGGCCAACGCCGGAAACCGGCTTGGCTGCACCAGCGGCCCCTTCCGGCCTTTCCGCACAAGGCAATGAAACAGGCGTCGCCTTGTCTTGGCAGGCAAGTGCAGCCGGCGAGCAGGTCAAGGTGTACCATGTTTATTTTGCCGCAGGCAACGATGGGAAGTATGTGGAATTAGGTACTACCGCAGAGACGAGCTTCGTCTACGCCTCGCCGCTTGCATCAGGAACGTTCTATGTGACAGCGGAGAACGCTGCCGGACAGTCTGCTCCTTCCTCGAAAGCAAGCATTGGCGGTTAA
- a CDS encoding flotillin family protein, which produces MPEFLLIPIIVVAVFVVLGLAFWARYKTVSPDEAMIVTGSFLGTRNVLTDDSGRRIKIVRGGGAFILPIFQKAEFLSLLSHKLDVSTPEVYTEQGVPVMADGVAIIKIGGIVEDVATAAEQFMGKPTEELKSEAQEVLEGHLRAILGSMTVEEVYRNRDRFAQEVQSVAAKDLKKMGLQIVSFTIKDLRDKHGYLDALGKPRIAAVKRDAEIAQAEAVRDARIKKASAEEEGQKAELLRDTNIAEAEKMKELKVASFKKDQDTAKAEADQAYAIQEARAKQSVVEEQMKVELVRKEREIDLEGKEILRREKQYDAEVKKKADADRYAVEQAAEGEKSKRLREADALQYSIEAEAKAMAEQKRLDGLAVADADRAKGTAEADVIRLRGLAEAEAKEKLAEAFEKFGEAAILDIIVKMLPELAGKVAEPIKGIDKLTVVDTGNGEGAMRLSNYVTSLMATAPEMLKSVAGIDVNALMKGLTTKNTSSPAPVPPAAAPAIASSTSDAWIQLLSSKESGQEENNQP; this is translated from the coding sequence ATGCCTGAATTTTTGCTTATTCCCATCATTGTCGTTGCTGTATTCGTTGTACTAGGACTCGCGTTCTGGGCCCGCTACAAAACCGTTAGCCCAGATGAGGCGATGATCGTAACCGGCTCATTTCTTGGAACCCGCAATGTCTTGACGGATGATAGCGGCCGCCGCATTAAAATCGTCAGAGGCGGGGGCGCTTTTATACTGCCAATCTTCCAGAAGGCCGAATTTCTTTCTTTGCTTTCCCATAAGCTTGATGTGTCAACTCCAGAGGTCTATACGGAGCAGGGCGTTCCCGTTATGGCGGATGGCGTTGCGATCATTAAAATCGGCGGTATCGTAGAGGATGTCGCAACAGCTGCCGAGCAGTTTATGGGCAAACCGACAGAAGAGCTGAAAAGCGAGGCGCAGGAAGTGCTGGAAGGCCATTTGCGGGCGATTCTTGGTTCAATGACAGTAGAGGAAGTATATCGTAACCGCGATCGCTTTGCTCAAGAAGTACAAAGCGTAGCGGCCAAAGACCTGAAAAAGATGGGACTGCAAATTGTCTCCTTTACGATTAAAGATTTGCGAGACAAGCACGGTTATCTGGATGCGCTCGGCAAGCCTCGTATCGCGGCAGTGAAGCGGGATGCGGAAATTGCACAAGCCGAGGCGGTGCGGGATGCGAGAATTAAGAAGGCGAGTGCCGAAGAGGAAGGACAGAAGGCCGAGCTGCTGCGGGATACAAATATCGCGGAAGCGGAGAAAATGAAAGAGCTCAAAGTCGCTTCCTTCAAAAAAGACCAGGATACCGCGAAAGCGGAAGCGGATCAGGCCTATGCTATTCAAGAAGCTCGTGCGAAGCAGAGTGTAGTAGAAGAGCAAATGAAAGTTGAACTTGTGCGTAAAGAACGGGAGATTGACCTTGAAGGAAAAGAAATTTTGCGCAGAGAGAAGCAATATGACGCTGAGGTGAAGAAAAAAGCGGATGCCGATCGTTATGCAGTCGAGCAGGCGGCAGAAGGGGAGAAATCCAAACGGTTGCGCGAGGCTGATGCGCTCCAGTACAGCATCGAAGCTGAAGCGAAGGCTATGGCTGAGCAGAAGCGGCTCGATGGTTTGGCCGTAGCGGATGCTGATCGGGCCAAAGGTACTGCGGAAGCCGATGTAATCAGGCTGCGGGGTCTAGCGGAAGCCGAGGCGAAGGAGAAGCTGGCAGAGGCGTTCGAGAAGTTCGGCGAGGCTGCGATTCTCGATATTATTGTGAAAATGCTGCCTGAGCTGGCAGGCAAGGTCGCTGAGCCAATCAAAGGCATCGATAAGCTGACGGTTGTCGATACCGGCAATGGCGAAGGGGCGATGCGTCTGAGCAACTACGTCACTTCCCTGATGGCAACAGCGCCAGAAATGCTGAAAAGTGTAGCAGGCATTGATGTTAATGCTTTAATGAAGGGATTGACGACGAAAAATACATCATCCCCTGCTCCAGTGCCGCCTGCTGCAGCTCCGGCGATAGCTTCCTCAACGAGCGATGCATGGATTCAATTGCTGTCCTCAAAGGAATCTGGCCAAGAGGAGAACAACCAGCCATAA
- a CDS encoding acetoin utilization protein AcuC, producing MPSNAIFVHQPDCSLYKFGEEHPFNPIRLTLTVDLLQTLGALPEEQWHETSRQASSQMLALAHREDYIEAVRQLSTQTPALEEQDSSGQFGLDTEDTPFFPGMHDAAAAIVAGSVEAAEQVMSGQTLHAYHMAGGLHHAFPERGSGFCVYNDAAVAIKHLRETYNARVLYIDTDVHHGDGVQWIFYNDPDVCTYSIHETGKFLFPGTGYVYEKGADAGVGTCFNLPMEPYTEDDSWLECFRSSITKVAAAFRPDIIISQHGCDAHAYDPLSHVHCSMRIYSEMPAIIHELAHTFAGGKWVALGGGGYDLWRVVPRAWALVWLTMTDHPIALELAGRAAAGLEKTQPLLESKLRLPQQWLDKWQKSSPSELPEWWLDDLAHIPPIPRRSEIETKNRAICEIAIQDL from the coding sequence ATGCCGTCAAATGCTATTTTTGTGCATCAGCCAGACTGCTCGCTTTATAAATTTGGCGAGGAGCATCCTTTTAATCCGATCAGGCTGACGCTTACGGTCGACCTGCTTCAAACGCTGGGCGCGCTCCCAGAGGAGCAATGGCATGAGACCAGCCGCCAAGCAAGCAGCCAAATGCTCGCGCTGGCGCATCGCGAGGATTACATAGAAGCAGTTAGGCAGCTCAGCACGCAGACACCTGCACTAGAAGAGCAAGACAGCTCCGGGCAATTTGGGCTGGATACAGAGGATACGCCTTTTTTCCCCGGCATGCATGACGCAGCGGCAGCTATCGTTGCCGGTTCTGTAGAAGCGGCGGAGCAGGTGATGAGCGGGCAGACGCTGCATGCTTATCATATGGCAGGCGGGCTGCATCACGCTTTTCCAGAGCGCGGTTCCGGATTCTGTGTCTACAATGACGCAGCTGTAGCCATCAAGCATTTGCGAGAAACGTACAACGCGAGGGTGCTTTATATCGACACCGATGTCCATCATGGCGACGGGGTGCAGTGGATTTTCTACAATGATCCCGATGTATGCACCTACTCCATCCATGAGACGGGCAAGTTTCTTTTCCCCGGCACCGGCTATGTGTATGAAAAAGGAGCCGATGCGGGCGTTGGCACCTGCTTTAATCTGCCCATGGAGCCTTATACGGAGGACGATTCGTGGCTGGAATGCTTCCGCTCCTCCATTACGAAGGTCGCGGCCGCTTTCAGGCCCGACATTATTATTAGCCAGCATGGCTGCGATGCGCACGCTTATGATCCGCTGTCGCATGTTCATTGCAGCATGCGCATATATAGCGAAATGCCTGCCATTATCCATGAGCTGGCCCATACGTTTGCGGGCGGCAAATGGGTAGCGCTGGGCGGCGGCGGCTATGACCTTTGGCGCGTCGTTCCGCGTGCTTGGGCACTTGTATGGCTGACGATGACCGATCACCCTATCGCCTTGGAGCTTGCGGGCAGAGCTGCTGCGGGATTGGAGAAAACGCAGCCCCTTCTTGAGAGCAAGCTGCGACTGCCCCAGCAGTGGCTCGATAAATGGCAAAAAAGCAGCCCTAGTGAGCTGCCCGAATGGTGGCTGGATGATTTGGCGCATATTCCGCCCATACCCCGCCGTAGTGAAATTGAAACCAAAAATCGTGCCATCTGCGAAATTGCTATTCAAGATTTATAA
- a CDS encoding protease, translating to MEALFWGCLFSGVLYAIVSVIFGDFLSSAFDGALDFLASEGYGWLQPTSLVGGITAFGGAGLLLQKYSPLTAGIVLVIAGLVAIVAGGGVYFLYVKPMSESENSTAISIHDFTGRLGEVLVPIPAIGCGEVLMPAGAGYSNQIAASFDGEPIPSGVRIVVIEVKEHTLYVSQLEI from the coding sequence GTGGAGGCGTTGTTCTGGGGCTGTCTGTTCAGCGGCGTGCTTTATGCAATTGTAAGCGTTATTTTTGGCGATTTTCTAAGCTCTGCTTTTGACGGAGCACTCGATTTCCTCGCCAGCGAGGGTTATGGCTGGCTTCAGCCTACCTCGCTCGTAGGCGGTATCACCGCCTTTGGCGGCGCAGGGCTGCTGTTGCAAAAATATTCACCACTGACAGCTGGAATCGTCCTTGTCATTGCTGGATTAGTCGCGATTGTCGCAGGCGGAGGCGTTTATTTCCTATATGTGAAGCCGATGAGCGAAAGCGAAAATTCCACAGCCATTTCGATTCATGATTTTACCGGGCGGCTAGGCGAAGTATTGGTACCGATTCCGGCGATAGGCTGCGGCGAGGTGCTGATGCCGGCAGGGGCGGGATATTCCAATCAAATTGCCGCGAGCTTTGATGGCGAACCGATTCCAAGCGGCGTCCGCATTGTCGTGATTGAGGTAAAGGAGCATACGCTGTATGTTTCTCAGCTTGAAATATAG